AGCTCCGCGAGCAGGTTGAGGAAGCGCACGCGCTCCGCCGGATCGAGCCCCGCGGTCGGCTCGTCGACGATGAGCAGCGTGGGATCGCCGAGCAGCGCGACCGCGACGCCGAAGCGCTGGCGCATGCCGCCCGAGTAGCCGCCGAGCTTCCGGTGCCGCGCATCCCACAGGTTCACCTGACGCAGCAGCCGCTCGACCGTCGCGCGGCGCTCGCGGCGATCGGTGATCCCCTTGAGGATCGCGAAGTGCGTCAGCAGCTCCTCGGCGCTCGCCTTGGGATGCACCCCGAACTCCTGCGGCAGGTAGCCGAGCGTCTGCCGCAGCCGGTCGGGCGCTCCCAGCACGTCGATCGCGCCGAGATGGATGCTGCCCGTGTCGGGCTGCTGCAGCGTCGCGAGCGTGCGCATGAGGCTCGACTTGCCCGCGCCGTTGGGGCCCAGGAGCCCGAACATCCCGCTCGGGATCGTGAGCGTGACGTCGTGCAGCGCGTGCACCCCGTTGGGGTACGTCTTGGAGAGGTGCTCGATCCGGAGTTCCATGGCGGATCTCGGGCAATGGGGGACCCGGGGCGTCGCCAGCTGGCGGCGCCCGGGCGGGGCAGGGCGGGAGAGGAGGGGAGGGCGCGCTCAGGCGCGCCGGCGCTCGCGGTGTCGGGAGGCCGCGGCCCAGAGGGCGAGCAGGCCGAGGCCGGTCCAGAGCAGGGTGGCGGTGCGCCAGTCGGCGAGATCGGGCACCGCCGACCAGACCATGACCTGCTGGCCGGTCGTGAGCGTCGCCGCGTCGTCGAGCGACGACGTCCGCGCGGTGAGCACCGCGTCGAGCCCGAAGCGGCTCTCGATGAGCAGCTCCAGCGCGCGCGGCGGCGCGTTGGCCAGCCAGCTCATGCCCAGCTGCTCGCCCGCCACCTCGCCGGCGATGGACGAGAGCGGCAAGGCGAGCGCGGTGCCGACCACCCACCGGAGCGGGTGGCGGGTGCCCAGCGCGAGCGCGCTGGCGAGCAGGTAGCTGACGGTCGCCGCGGTGAAGGGGACCGCCCAGATCACCGGGCCGGGCGCCCACTGGACCGTCCGCAGCGCCGCCGGGTCGAGCGCGCCCGCCACGGGAGCCGGCCCGCCGAGGACCTGCAGCGTCTCGAGCGGCAGCACGCGGCCGCCGGACGCGACGGCGAGCACGAGCATCCAGAGCGCGAGGAGCGCGACGCCGCCCATCAGCCACAGCCACCCGGCCAGGACCTTGATGAGCGCGTGCCGGCGGCGGTCCACGGGGAGCGTCCAGAGGAACCCCGGCCCGAAGCGCTCGTCGCGCGCCCACACGGCGATCGGCATCAGCGCGCCCACGAGCCCGAGCAGCGCCGTCGGCTCATCGTGGAGCTCGACCGCCGCGCCGCGGCTCAGGATCCGGGACGCGAGTCGGAGCGTCGCGAGCGCGACGAGCGCCGCCACGACCAGCGCCGGCCAGCGCAGCGCGTGCCCCGTCGTGCGGAGCTGCTCGCGCAGCACGGCTCGCGGATGCGGCAGCCGCGGCCGCGTGCCGCGCGCCGGCCGCTCGTCGGTCCGGAAGGCGGGCGCCGTCGTCACGACGGGTCCTCCGGTAGGAAGGCGAGCGCCGCGTCCTCGAGCGCCAGCGTGCTCGCCTGGCGCACGCGGGCGCCGGTGGCGGCCAGGCGCCGCGCGACGTCGCGCTCGTCGCCCACCAGCGTGCATCGAACGTCGCGCCCGGCGCTGGAGCGCCGCAGGCCGGTCGGCTGCAGCTCCGGCGGTGGCGACCAGCCATCGGGCACCTCCAGCTGGTAGCTGCGCACCGTGCGCTGCAGCTCCTCGCGCGGCATCTGCGCCACCAGGCGCCCGTCCCGCAGCACGCCGACGTGGTCCGCGAGGCTCTCCAGCTCGTGGATGTGGTGCGTCGACACCACGACCGTGGTCGGCGCGTCGGCCAGATGCTCGGCCAGCAGCGCCAGCGCGCGCCGCCGGACCACCGGGTCGAGGCCGTCCGTCGGCTCGTCGAGCAGCAGGAGCGGCGGTCGGTGCGCGAGCGCCAGCACGAGCTGCAGGCGCCGCGTCTCGCCCTTCGAGAG
This Roseisolibacter agri DNA region includes the following protein-coding sequences:
- a CDS encoding ABC transporter ATP-binding protein, producing the protein MTHSEARAGDHAVATHGLSKRYGRDSALESVDLRVPDGAVYVLVGVNGAGKSTLFKVLMNLERPDAGSAEVFGLDTGRDGPEVRAQVGYVPERQDAPYRSMTCAGLLRHASAFYPGWDHAYADHLARALGVRPEKRVGGLSKGETRRLQLVLALAHRPPLLLLDEPTDGLDPVVRRRALALLAEHLADAPTTVVVSTHHIHELESLADHVGVLRDGRLVAQMPREELQRTVRSYQLEVPDGWSPPPELQPTGLRRSSAGRDVRCTLVGDERDVARRLAATGARVRQASTLALEDAALAFLPEDPS
- a CDS encoding ABC transporter ATP-binding protein, giving the protein MELRIEHLSKTYPNGVHALHDVTLTIPSGMFGLLGPNGAGKSSLMRTLATLQQPDTGSIHLGAIDVLGAPDRLRQTLGYLPQEFGVHPKASAEELLTHFAILKGITDRRERRATVERLLRQVNLWDARHRKLGGYSGGMRQRFGVAVALLGDPTLLIVDEPTAGLDPAERVRFLNLLAELGERAVVILSTHIVEDVSELCTRMAIIDRGRILLEAEPLRAVAALEGRIWRRLVDRDALPEIERAHAVVSMKLLAGRTMVRVFASESPGPEFTPAEPDLEDVYFCTLGGHLARTDAPPALVEVG